Below is a genomic region from Castanea sativa cultivar Marrone di Chiusa Pesio chromosome 2, ASM4071231v1.
catgttcatgcatccAACTATATAAGatatattcttattattattctattatGTAGGTTATTGGAAGTGATAACTATTAAGAAACTAATCATATAGCATCAAATAAATCTTTTGCTACCCTTCTTCTCGTATTTAATTTGGCTTCACAAAAATTCTTTCAAGTTAACTAAAGTTCTATTTAGATTTATCGATTTATATGTGATTTACTTATCGAAATTATCAGATTAATTGTTCAATTATgcaatttatttgttaatttacAAAGACATGTTTCACCATAGTTACATAAACCAAATCGTAAtgtagtaaatataaaagtaatatCACAAGACGCAAGATATGGTAACAAAGtgaaaatctaaagaaaaaccTCTTCAATAGAAAAACCATTTCAATGGCACAAATGATCCCATGAACATTCactaattaggaaaaaataGTTAGAATGAGTGGGTTAAAATAGATCATTCTAATAGTAGATCATTCTAACAAAGTGAACTTCATTACTCCCTCGCCTATAACCAAGGGTGTCaattatgcaatttttttgaGACAAACAATTATGCAATTTATTTGGCACTCAAAGTAGCCCCATAGCCTGTAGAATGAATCTTCCTCGGCAAACTTCCTCCACGTGATCCTTGTTCGCACCGCACGTACCATAACTTTGACACTCCAAGTAACCTTCTTAAGATTTGACTTAAAAGTGAATCTCACTGGAAAATAGTATTTATGTGGTTTCAATCAATCTCTCGTGTACCCATTTTGGGATCACAAGTAGAGTGGCTAAAACTATggttttcaaattttctctcaCTATTGATCCTAGGGTGTGGCGGCCTCTTAACTCTTTGGAAAAATCGTGCAAAAGTCACTTAGGTGcacaaatagtttttttttttttttaaacagctCAAAAGAAAAGAGGGTTAAAATAGAAAACATGAAAATTATCAGATTCTTGCAACCTCACTCAAGCGAGGGAGTAATGAAGTCTTGAGTCCTTTGATTGTTTCGCTTGAGCGAGTTGCCCTTCTTTGCTAGACCCAACTTTAGTTTCGTTCAAGCCAACTTCTTCACTTATTCAAGCTTACTTCAAGAGAgattttaactaaatttttacAATGACAGAATTATatcaaaaacttgaatttcattCAAATCGAATTCATGGAATGGGCAATCTAAATTCCTGACAAATCATCAACAATATTGATACAcgaaaaatcttttaaaaaccTTGTATTGTCACTTCAAATCATGTTCTTTCAATTTCTCAACAATCAATTTCTCAACAAGCTATAGAACGGTATTATTTTCGAGTAAAACCTTTTGTTATAGGCAAATTATTCCaccacaatatttttagaaatactagagtaacaaatttttttcacagATTAAGGCGGTAAATTGTGATTGGTGATTTGGTTTAGCATAACCTTCTAAAGATCTATTAACATTACTATTTTTACTGTACTCCAATCATAATATGTTACTTCAACTGTTGTACAAtattgtaaaagtttttgtacAAGTAGAAGTGTCGGTTTTTGGCAAGAAAGACGTTTTATTGATTAAATGAGGTGGTCGATACATCTACTTTTCCAAGTAAATTCTTAGGAAACAATTGCCACCTCATTGCATATGTTTGTTTCAAAATCTTTCCATagtatcatcaaaaaataaaattttataacaattgCCAACTCATTGTATAGGCGTCTTCCAAAATATTTCCATAATAGTcataaaataatactaaaatatttCCCTAATTTGGTTACATTCAGGTTCGCACGGTTgacattatatatatgtatacacgATGGAGGACTGAGTAACACTAGACCATAGAGCAAGAGAGACAATTGAGGTCTTGAATCCTTCTTTCATAGCCTGTTCattgaggaaaagaaaattaccATCTTTTCTCAGTTATTTTTGGTGAACAATGGAACCATCCTATTTTTCTAACTCTTCTCTTTGCAACCCTTCGTTGTCATGTCTCTCTCGACCACCTCAACTGGAATTCACCACTGAGTGGAATTTTGAGGAGAACAAAATCTTTGAAAACGCACTAGCGGAGTTTGATCTTAATTGTCCACaactttttgagaaaattgcaaTTAGGCTCCCTCGAAAAACTGTACCAcaaatcaagaagcacttggagGCTTTAAGCAACGATATTGAAATGATTGATTCAGGTCTCATTTCAGTACCCGACTTTATTAAGACTAGCgagacaaatgaaaaaaaatcagctCCTGCAGTTGAAAGGAAATCCGGAAAGAAACGAAGAAAGGGGCTTCCATGGACTTCAGAAGAACATGAGTATGCatcaaaaacttttatttactatatttaTGTTATGCTATTGTaagcttttattttaatttcctcTTAATTATGACACGCGGcattttgctaataattttgtagtttaattgGTTGACACTTTCTAGCATTTCTAACGGAGAcatctatagttttttttttaagtgattggATCCCATATATCCAtaatagttttcattttttatttttaacatatagatacaattgaatttaaatttataacatCGACTCTATGATAATTGCTTTTATTATCAAGCTAAgatactaattgattttttatataaacggaatttaaacctcaaatctcttattagatgacaaaataaattaccaattgaactaattGGTACCCAGCCCATAATTGATTAAACGATAGACCTTGGCTTAGAAAGGGGGGAGGAATATCTTTACGTATAAAGTTATTAATCATATGAAATTATTTAAGGTGTACTGATTGATGATACTGTATGTCTGCTCTTGGCCTGTACATGAGGTGTAGCTTACCCCTACACTATTTTGTACTTAATCTTTTgtgtaaattacaaattatacccttaaagtatttggattttacaccctaaaattttagcatttagattttattccctaaaatttgggagtgtttggattttacatcctaacatttcaaaatttggattttaccccctaacttttaggggtgtttggattttactctctaaaatttaagagtgtttggattttacaccctaaagttcTAGAATTTGGagttgtaaaattcaaacactcccaaactttagggggtaaaatccaaatttagaAACGtcagagtgtaaaatccaaatactccCAAACTTAAGGAGGTAAGTTTCAAGTTTTGAGatttcagggtgtaaaatccaaacacccctaaactttaggtgtgtaatttgcaatttaccctaatctttttaatataatttccaGTTCaccagaattaaaaaaaaaaaaaaaaaaatcaataagtcTTGTGGATTGACCATCTACCTATTTTACTCGAATGATGGTTTTTTTGGTGTTGGGGGTGCTCAGTTGAACCATATACAGATGAACACTTTCTTGTCTATTTTACTTTGAATGTGAAATTCATCATACTACCTATGCGAGATGCACATCACAACGCATGAAACTTGTGGTGACAATATGATGGTATCTAAAGTCTACAATAATTTTAGCCAAGTTTAAAGCATGTCTACAAACTACAATATTTGTTAAAAGCCCCTCAACATTTTCTAAATATTACAAGCTTTTAAAGagtaataaaatgttttttttttttaagtttttaatattgaaagattTCATAACTTATAATCTTGATTGAGTTTGTATTGAGTCTTCATTAGTTAATATCAAGTGTCCATGaaacaacttaaaataaaaaaaataaaaaaaaataataataaaaaaaacccaaaggcTTTTGGAGTCAATCACAGGTTCTAAAATATAAatgggtcgtccataaaggcattcatatattaaaaagttcagaggttctgGAGTTATAGTAGGTCATTTCAGTATGTTCATTTAGCGAGAAAAGTCTTGGTATACAGGTTTTATATTAGATTTAAAACTTCTTTTAATACAGTAGATTGTTTTTATTGGGATAGGCTACCCTTACACTGGTTCttatttgagaaatattttCCATCATTTTTCCACTTCGCCACCATATCTCTTGTCTTGCTTTTATTACTTTATTGTTTATGATATGATGCTTGTTAATTGTGGTAATTGATATTGCAATTGTAATCACATAATTATATTAACTCgtaattaatttgttaatacGTTACTTGTTTTGGggtcaaaagactcaaaaccagtcctttcatttttcattgTCAAAAtctagacaaaaaaaaaaaaaaaaaaaaagaagaaggaaagttTGAAGGTAAGTGGTGCCATTGTTACTCTCTCATTATATGGCAATATGGcttatatttttggtaaaaagaaGATGAGTGAAATTGgcttatatttttagttttcccttattttactttttgtatttCACTTTATACTTCACAAATCAGATAATATAAGTATGTAacgtgtttgatttttttttccaatttaaaCATCGGTTattttagggggtgtttggtttgtcATGATGTGCCATTGATATGATGCACATTACCTTAAAGTCACGTTAAGGTGTTtggttcatttaattttttataatgttacCGTAATCTaagattacaaaatatatcatatcaccTTGATCACATCAAGGACACATTACGGCAAACCAAACGCTCCCTATAGAAGGTAAGTTAAATGAATATATCGCAAGTTGTGATTAGTGGGTACAAAGCGAAATACAAAAATAGAACATAAATGCGTTGTGTTTTCACGGGATCAAAAAACTTTCTGTAACTTTTTGACCCTCCTAATTCTCTATAAACAGGTTGTTCCTCAGAGGTTTAGAGAGGTTTGGTAAGGGAGATTGGAGAAGCATTTCACGGCAATGTGTGGTGACAAAGAACCCAACACAAGTTGCAAGTCATGCCCAAAAGTATTTTCTCCGCCTCCAGAACTCTGGTGCCCAAGCGCAACAATCCACCTTGAGGCCCTCAAATAAAACCTCTAAAGAAGCACTCATGTCCTCAACCGCATTTGCTACTGCTACTACTGCTGCTGCTAATCTCCCTGCGCCCAGCGTTGCCTCTACTTGCGATCAATTTTACGCTTCATTCCATTCTTATCATTGTCGGTATTGAAGACATAAGAAGCTTCTTACTATATCATAATACTACCTGTTTCATTTCTTCCTTATATTTAAGTAATAAGATGACTCtcttgacttttatttttaagactTTTATGACCCGCATTAGTTTAGGATTTCAtgaataaaattgtggatattAGCAATTTATTGTGGaatggattttattatttttatttagatcaTATATATGTTTCATAAGGTTAAGtttcttatataattatatatatatatatatatatatatatatatatatatatattgttgataaattttataattacaatGGAAGAGAGAGGTTTTGAACATTAGATGTTGGAAATGTTATGAGCTGCCAATTtttacaagactcttggcatAATTATTGCTAGGCAATGGTATTTACTTGATATGAGTCCAACATAATCAACATGTATATCTTACTAGTattatttttactataaaagTCTATAATCCAACGTGATAATAAATATGATTGATATCATATTAATTAATGACATAATAAgtagtttttaatattttctattatattgtttttttaaacctcttttatattgtttttaaaacttgacaTATCAGGTTATATagattatgtacaaaaaattttaacattcctTTAATTACTTCAAGCTAAAACTAAATACCATTAATTAATACAATGAAAAAGttttgggtaaactacatatttagtccctagcctttacaccatatttcaatttggtccttaacctttcaattgtgtcaatttggtcattaaccttttaatgtcgtgtcaatttagtctttgccattatatattagatgaaaattgtttacatagcaaatagccaaaataaaattttagtttattatcacatcaaaagaagctaattttttattttggtcattagacatgtcattgattttcatccaaaagataactgtaaggattaaattgacacgataaagaaaggttagggaccaaattgacacaattaaaaggttagggatcaaattgaaatatgatgtataagatagggaccaaatacgtagtttacccaaaagtttttgatagttgaataaaagatttgttATTCAATCCCTGTCTACGCTAGaaattaattggtgtcttagtctgatgataaagagctatcatcaagagcgaacaccataaattgaaactctcttaaaaaaaaaaaaaaagacacttcATCAAACGAGTTAAGGGGGAAGCATGGATACCACATGTTTTGTGTACACATGTGATAGACAAGaaataattttaacttatagCGTCTATTCCATGATGGTTATTTTTATCATCATGGTAAaataccaattagtttttggtgtaggcaatGTTAAAACTTTAGATCTATTATTTGATGACAATTGACTTTACTAGTATAAAAGATTTTACCGGTTGATTTAACTGAAATCCACATAATGAATACTACATCATACATTTTTCTAGAGATAATCACTGTCAAGGTATTGATCGtgtcaaagaaaaattattgttactccaaaaagattagaaaggaaaaaagataacTTAGGATTCAAGGAAGGAGAGTTACTAGGCACTGGTGGGAGAGTTTAAGTGATATTAGCCTTAATAGCCTTTATGGTTTAGTgatattatttgattatttttatggGGAGAATGTGAATTCAAATCCTCCTCCCCATTTGttatgagggaaaaaaaaatttataggaaaaaaaaaatcataacttagTTGCAAaagagtcaattttttttttttggaaatccTAGGATTCATGGATAAAATTAcatgttcattaaaaaaaaattttaaatatcagTTTGCTTTCCAATATCTTTGAAAAAGTccttgtatgaaaaaaaaaaaaaagagaggaaaataaaatcttaatccAAGGTTACTTTGAGGGGggatctttttgtttttttttgttttttaatttataataataataataataataaaagaatttatTAACGTATGCCCTTAATGCATACATTAGTGTAAACTATTTGAGGggactttttatgaaaaaataattaactttttttatagttttttcaataccctataaaaactttcctaaaatgaatgGTTAATATATGTCCTAAGACACACATTAACTAACCCAATTAtaagagagatgctacgtccacaatattttcacaacaaatcataggtgattagttgttattggttcaaatttgaatctaacactgaGATTACATTTTTACCCCAATaataataaccaataacaacctgacGCTttgaatttattgtaaaaatattatataagaatcaatttttcaattataaaaaccACGAGCATCCCAATTTGATGTGATTGGGCGCGGCCCAGTGATGACTCATGAGTGGCATAACGATGCCGTTTTTAAAAACCTCAAAGGCATCAAAAACCCTTTTACTTCCGGAGTTATTGGAAATGGGATCACggcaacacaacacaacacaacacaacagcATATGCTTTGAGACAGAGAGACTGACTCTGAATGCAGAGAAATACTAGTACTGAACTGTAAGTGTGggtagaaagagagagagagagagagagagagagagaggggtaagGGGTTACTAATAGTAGTgatcaacttgaagaagaagaagaagaagttgtagagaagaaaaagaaaagattaggCCTTTTTTTGATTGAAAAGAGAAAAGCATTGAGGTGGGATGAGAGGGGCTGATGTTGAAGTTGAAGGAAGAAGTACAAGTATAATAAGTGTGAGTGAGAAATTAAAAGCACCGTATCCGTATCCGTATGGGTATTATGGGATTTGTACTGTTGGAGGAATGCTCAGTGCCGGCACTACCCATCTCGCCATTACTCCTCTCGATGTCTTGAAAGTCAATATGCaggtctctttctctttttcatgcTTCATTCTTCTTCATATCTCTCTCATTTCTAGTCCTCTCTGTTAATCACTGCTTCTTCTTTGTTGCTGTTTTTGCTTCAATGTTTGACTCCATCTCTAAACTATAAAACtgggtttcttttttaacattaatatatacacatataataaaaaataattgacatTTGTTGGTATGGACTATGGAATGTTTTTTGCTTAAACTCCTCTATTATTTTCATACATGTTCCACAAAACAATTATAGAGATCCTATATCAATTCTTCTGTGGTCGGACCCTCTGATATATATGTATTGTGTACGTCTTTGGCTTGATTTTACTTTCTATCTGTCTAAAAATGGAGATGCCCTTGTGTCCGTTTGGCATTGCTCTAGAAAGTAAAGCTCTAACTGTAGAGCTGTTTTAGTAAAGATGGAGCTTTAATGGAATCGCTCTTTAGTGTCTTGAGTGTTTGGGAAATTACTACATTTAATAGTGTTTTAAAGTCCTGGATTTACAAAGTGAATTGTAgagttttttaaactaaaactcTAAATTTCTTTCGTGAAATTACCAAATGTTTGACAATTTCAAATTATAGAACTTAAAGCACTCTTTGAACCCTCCGAAAGCAAAACCAGAATGGCCCCTTGTCCTATGAGCTATGTTGATTTGAATCTCTCTAGAAATTATCACATCATTTGGTACATTCATAGGAGGCTTAGTTAATGGATTAAGCCAAATCTGTAGGTGTACCCAGTCAGGTATAACAGCATTTCCTCATGCTTCACTACTTTGTTGAGGGAACAAGGCCCTTCTGCCTTTTGGAGAGGTTGGGCTGGCAAGTTCTTTGGATATGGTGCTCAAGGAGGCTGTAGATTTGGTCTATATGAATACTTCAAGAGGCTTTACTCCGATATCTTCGTTGACCACAATAGAAGTTTCATTTTCTTCCTTAGCAGTGCATCTGCTGAAGTATTTGCCAATATAGCTCTCTGCCCATTTGAAGCAATTAAAGTCCGGGTTCAAGCACAGCCCCATTTTGCCAAGGGTTTGGCCGATGGCTTTCCAAAGTTGTATGCATCAGAAGGCATCCATGGGTAAGTATTTTGAAACTTATATTttcgttttttcttttctcttggaCCACAaagttttgggactaaggctttctTGTTGATAATGATGATAGATGTtcctacattaatttatttattattttgctgCAGATTTTATAGGGGACTTATACCACTTTGGGGTCGAAACCTTCCATGTAATTTCATGATTATCTaaagttttgttttcttattttgctAAACGTCTGCATTACTAATTTAAATGAATCATATGCTGAATTAAACTATGAACCTGCTAGACATAGGTTTTGAGGATAATTTGCAaatctttatttccttttacttttgTGTTTGTATGAGCTTTCATAAATTTGAATgatattaagaaataaaaagcaGGTATTAAAGTCACTCAGACATaaacaaaatcatattttggTTTTTGTGGGGAAATTGCggtgtttttggttttgttttcatGAAGATGTTTTGGGTGTGTGTAATTTCAAGAAATAAGAGATTTTGTCCCATCAATTTAGACCagaagaaggttttttttttttggccatttAGATTGATTCATCAACAATTTACagttctttgttctttttctatttAAGCAGTAAACATATTAAGTGAAATTCCTCAATTATggtgaaaataatatttaagttCATATGATAGGAATGAATTTTATCTAGAGGTGGAGCAAGTTGGTGTtcttttttgcattttcaattttttttttttttttaatggcatttcttttcttttccttgtccTTTTTAAGAGcaacctaaataaataaataaagattgtGTTTACTTTTAGTCTATTACTAAAAGTGTGTGCATGTGACtgtgtgtgtattaaaagcATCATATTCAATACTCTAGTAAAGTTTTTGAAAGTgtgaatttatatttataatttgttcatGTTCCTCTTAAATGTGTaaacttctgaattttttttttgggcagttTCCATGGTTATGTTCTCAACATTTGAGCATTCTGTTGATTTTCTGTATCATAAAGttgttcaaaaaagaaaggaggactGCTCAAAAGGTCAGCAGCTTGGAGTGACTTGTTTGGCTGGCTATGCTGCTGGATCTGTTGGTAGCTTAATTTCTAATCCTGCTGACAACATTGTTTCTTCCCTTTATAACAAAAAAGCTGACAGCCTTATACTGGTATCATCACCTGCTTATCCTTGTAGTTGTGATACTTTGTTGACATAGTAGGGGAAGTATATGTTTAATTTGCAATTTCACATGAGCAGGTAGTGAAGAAAATTGGGCTTGTCAATTTGTTTACAAGAAGTCTTCCTATCAGGATAATGCTGGTTGGACCTGCTATCACTTTGCAATGGTTATTCTATGACACCATCAAAGTTCTAAGTGGATTGTAAGTGCATTTTGCCCCCAttcccccccccaaaaaaaaaaagaaccaaatatGATTAtctgcttttttattttcttggaatGATTTAtgttgctaaaaaaaatatttctgtCAGATGTTGATTCTTGCATGAGTTCATGTATATTTTAGGCCTTAGTGTCTGATAGTTCTATAGGTCTGCTAGTCATGACTTGTGTCATGAGTGCCTTTGAGGTATGAATTTATGTCTGATAGGGGATTGTGGCATTTGGGTCAAGTGttggcactttttttttcccaccacTCATGATCATGGTATGAGCTAGTGTTTTGTATTTTAGGTGCTTGTCACAATGACAGAAATTCAAAGTACAAGATTTCTAGTGTTTTGTAATTAAGGTGCTTGTTGAAGAAACTGTGATATGCCAAACAGGACAGCATAGATAGGCGATATCTTTGGTTAGGAGAGAAAAGCATAGATGCAGTCTGAAAGTAAGGTGTGCTGGATGCAGTCAAGTCTTTGATATATTTCTTGTAAGAAGCGTAGTTGTGTTCAATAGCGTATTGACACAGGGTGAGATGGCTGGAATGAAGGGGATTTTGAATGGTTGGATTTTACTGGAAAAATGTTGAACAATGTTAGAATGGTAGGAAAAGTTAATTGAGCTAGTCTGAGTTCTTTCAAATACCGTGATACTCCTAGTTATCAAGATTAAAGTGCCCTGCTTTGAAAAATGTAACTGAATAGAATAGGATTGGATGGAGAAGCAAGTTTGGGATGTTAATTGGAATTTGCTAATGAATGCTTGGATAGTCACATTAAGAGCTAACAGCCAAGTCACCGGAGTGATTTGTAAATTCGTTACTGAAACTGCTTATGATCATGTTAATTGGGATACTCTAATCTTTTTGTTGGATAGAATGAGCTTTGGCAATATGTCAGATTCATTTTTGAGTTTCTATAATTTAGTTTTCAGTAATAGTCAATGACACTCCAACGGGTTTTTCAACAGATTGAGGGGCTTAAGGTAAGTTGATCATCTCTC
It encodes:
- the LOC142624149 gene encoding mitochondrial phosphate carrier protein 1, mitochondrial-like, whose protein sequence is MRGADVEVEGRSTSIISVSEKLKAPYPYPYGYYGICTVGGMLSAGTTHLAITPLDVLKVNMQVYPVRYNSISSCFTTLLREQGPSAFWRGWAGKFFGYGAQGGCRFGLYEYFKRLYSDIFVDHNRSFIFFLSSASAEVFANIALCPFEAIKVRVQAQPHFAKGLADGFPKLYASEGIHGFYRGLIPLWGRNLPFSMVMFSTFEHSVDFLYHKVVQKRKEDCSKGQQLGVTCLAGYAAGSVGSLISNPADNIVSSLYNKKADSLILVVKKIGLVNLFTRSLPIRIMLVGPAITLQWLFYDTIKVLSGLPTSGEVATDI